Proteins encoded by one window of Arabidopsis thaliana chromosome 2, partial sequence:
- a CDS encoding Defensin-like (DEFL) family protein (Defensin-like (DEFL) family protein; LOCATED IN: endomembrane system; Has 35333 Blast hits to 34131 proteins in 2444 species: Archae - 798; Bacteria - 22429; Metazoa - 974; Fungi - 991; Plants - 531; Viruses - 0; Other Eukaryotes - 9610 (source: NCBI BLink).) — MKSEKSADAYGTYFLLISTIFLLFIARQASSYQMLICLDLNISCADCQKQCDETSYGGMCLNGGRTCCCKKSPPPSYYDPRPPSS; from the exons ATGAAAAGCGAGAAATCTGCAGATGCTTATGGaacatattttcttctaatatCAACcattttcttgcttttcatTGCAC GACAAGCAAGTTCGTACCAAATGCTCATATGTTTAGATCTAAATATATCATGTGCCGACTGCCAAAAACAGTGCGACGAGACAAGTTATGGAGGAATGTGTTTAAATGGAGGCAGAACTTGTTGTTGCAAAAAAAGTCCTCCGCCATCATATTATGATCCTAGGCCCCCTTCTTCATAA
- a CDS encoding ECA1 gametogenesis family protein (DUF784) (LOCATED IN: endomembrane system; CONTAINS InterPro DOMAIN/s: Protein of unknown function DUF784, Arabidopsis thaliana (InterPro:IPR008502); BEST Arabidopsis thaliana protein match is: Protein of unknown function (DUF784) (TAIR:AT3G29797.1); Has 84 Blast hits to 84 proteins in 2 species: Archae - 0; Bacteria - 0; Metazoa - 0; Fungi - 0; Plants - 84; Viruses - 0; Other Eukaryotes - 0 (source: NCBI BLink).), with amino-acid sequence MENKTMFMIFSSIMVLLSFSHLTLAKERGNDEPLLISDDEFDAMMARSPASDDYNDNMLRKYSEKEKDYLKNCGKKMDMPYGPYQCADEVIAYIVQNKSVSRVCCWGIVKAGKECHKKWTGLFFEMYQLKRFSSKKFSKTNEIWNMCSTDN; translated from the coding sequence atggagAATAAAACCATGTTCATGATATTTTCTTCGATCATGGTTTTGCTATCGTTTTCTCATCTAACTTTGGCCAAAGAAAGAGGTAATGACGAGCCACTACTCATTTCAGACGACGAGTTTGATGCAATGATGGCAAGGTCACCGGCATCAGACGATTATAACGACAATATGTTACGTAAAtattcagaaaaagaaaaagattatcTTAAGAACTGCGGTAAAAAGATGGACATGCCATATGGCCCATATCAATGTGCGGACGAAGTGATAGCTTATATTGTTCAGAACAAAAGTGTTTCAAGGGTTTGTTGTTGGGGGATAGTGAAAGCTGGAAAGGAATGCCATAAGAAATGGACGggattattttttgaaatgtaTCAACTCAAACGTTTTAGTTCTAagaagttttccaaaactaATGAAATATGGAACATGTGTTCTACTGATAATTAA
- the CAD2 gene encoding cinnamyl alcohol dehydrogenase homolog 2 (cinnamyl alcohol dehydrogenase homolog 2 (CAD2); FUNCTIONS IN: oxidoreductase activity, zinc ion binding; INVOLVED IN: oxidation reduction; CONTAINS InterPro DOMAIN/s: GroES-like (InterPro:IPR011032), Alcohol dehydrogenase GroES-like (InterPro:IPR013154), Alcohol dehydrogenase, zinc-containing, conserved site (InterPro:IPR002328), Alcohol dehydrogenase, C-terminal (InterPro:IPR013149), Alcohol dehydrogenase superfamily, zinc-containing (InterPro:IPR002085); BEST Arabidopsis thaliana protein match is: cinnamyl alcohol dehydrogenase homolog 3 (TAIR:AT2G21890.1); Has 38118 Blast hits to 38104 proteins in 3038 species: Archae - 830; Bacteria - 25445; Metazoa - 1352; Fungi - 2801; Plants - 2990; Viruses - 3; Other Eukaryotes - 4697 (source: NCBI BLink).) — protein sequence MVDQNKAFGWAANDESGVLSPFHFSRRENGENDVTVKILFCGVCHSDLHTIKNHWGFSRYPIIPGHEIVGIATKVGKNVTKFKEGDRVGVGVIIGSCQSCESCNQDLENYCPKVVFTYNSRSSDGTSRNQGGYSDVIVVDHRFVLSIPDGLPSDSGAPLLCAGITVYSPMKYYGMTKESGKRLGVNGLGGLGHIAVKIGKAFGLRVTVISRSSEKEREAIDRLGADSFLVTTDSQKMKEAVGTMDFIIDTVSAEHALLPLFSLLKVNGKLVALGLPEKPLDLPIFSLVLGRKMVGGSQIGGMKETQEMLEFCAKHKIVSDIELIKMSDINSAMDRLAKSDVRYRFVIDVANSLLPESSAEILTEQVDHGVSITSRF from the exons atggTAGATCAAAATAAAGCATTTGGTTGGGCGGCCAACGACGAATCGGGCGTCCTCTCTCCATTTCATTTCTCTAGAAG AGAAAATGGTGAGAACGATGTAACAGTGAAGATCTTGTTCTGTGGTGTTTGTCACTCTGATCTTCATACCATCAAGAACCATTGGGGATTCTCTCGTTACCCCATTATTCCCGG GCATGAAATCGTTGGAATAGCAACAAAAGTTGGGAAGAATGTGACAAAGTTTAAAGAAGGAGACCGAGTAGGAGTAGGCGTAATAATCGGTTCATGCCAATCATGTGAATCATGTAACCAAGACTTAGAAAACTATTGTCCTAAAGTCGTTTTCACATACAACTCTCGTTCCTCTGACGGAACCAGCAGAAACCAAGGTGGTTATTCCGACGTAATTGTTGTCGATCACCGCTTTGTCCTAAGCATTCCCGATGGTTTACCAAGCGATTCAGGCGCGCCGCTGCTCTGTGCTGGAATCACTGTGTACAGTCCCATGAAGTATTATGGCATGACTAAAGAATCAGGGAAACGTTTAGGTGTGAATGGACTTGGTGGACTTGGTCATATCGCTGTTAAGATTGGTAAAGCCTTTGGTTTAAGAGTTACTGTGATTAGTAGGTCatcagaaaaagagagagaagcaatTGATCGGCTTGGTGCTGATTCGTTTCTTGTTACAACGGATTCTCAAAAGATGAAGGAAGCGGTTGGAACTATGGATTTCATTATCGATACGGTATCAGCAGAACATGCTCTATTACCGTTGTTTAGTTTGCTTAAAGTGAATGGAAAGCTTGTGGCTTTAGGCTTACCGGAGAAGCCACTCGACCTGCCAATTTTCTCTCTAGTTCTCG gaAGGAAAATGGTGGGAGGAAGTCAGATTGGAGGGATGAAGGAGACACAAGAGATGCTTGAGTTCTGTGCCAAGCATAAAATCGTTTCGGATATTGAGCTCATAAAGATGAGTGATATCAACTCTGCGATGGACCGTTTGGCTAAATCTGATGTCAGGTACCGGTTCGTGATCGATGTGGCCAACTCTTTACTCCCTGAGTCGTCAGCTGAGATTTTAACGGAGCAGGTGGACCATGGAGTCTCGATCACGTCTAGATTCTGA
- the EC1.2 gene encoding Egg cell-secreted-like protein (DUF1278) (Protein of unknown function (DUF1278); FUNCTIONS IN: molecular_function unknown; INVOLVED IN: biological_process unknown; LOCATED IN: endomembrane system; EXPRESSED IN: embryo, egg cell; EXPRESSED DURING: C globular stage; CONTAINS InterPro DOMAIN/s: Protein of unknown function DUF1278 (InterPro:IPR010701); BEST Arabidopsis thaliana protein match is: Protein of unknown function (DUF1278) (TAIR:AT2G21750.1); Has 82 Blast hits to 82 proteins in 10 species: Archae - 0; Bacteria - 0; Metazoa - 0; Fungi - 0; Plants - 82; Viruses - 0; Other Eukaryotes - 0 (source: NCBI BLink).), whose translation MASNTSFLFATIAILLVLNISGRTLPETEDSTNIAARLNGGGLMECWNALYELKSCTNEIVLFFLNGETKLGVDCCQAVEVITTDCWPAMLTSLGFTSDETNVLRGFCQSPNSGGSSPAPSSVKL comes from the coding sequence atggCTTCTAACACAAGTTTCCTCTTTGCCACCATCGCTATCCTCCTCGTTCTCAACATCTCCGGAAGAACTCTCCCGGAGACGGAAGATTCCACAAACATAGCGGCAAGACTCAACGGAGGAGGACTAATGGAGTGTTGGAACGCACTTTATGAGCTCAAATCATGCACCAACGAAATcgttctcttcttcctcaacgGTGAAACCAAACTCGGCGTCGATTGCTGTCAAGCCGTCGAGGTCATCACCACCGATTGTTGGCCTGCGATGCTCACGTCTCTAGGCTTTACCTCTGATGAAACCAACGTTCTTCGTGGTTTCTGTCAATCTCCAAATTCCGGTGGTTCTTCTCCGGCGCCTTCCTCTGTGAAACTTTGA
- the EC1.3 gene encoding Egg cell-secreted protein (DUF1278) (Protein of unknown function (DUF1278); FUNCTIONS IN: molecular_function unknown; INVOLVED IN: biological_process unknown; LOCATED IN: endomembrane system; CONTAINS InterPro DOMAIN/s: Protein of unknown function DUF1278 (InterPro:IPR010701); BEST Arabidopsis thaliana protein match is: Protein of unknown function (DUF1278) (TAIR:AT2G21740.1); Has 78 Blast hits to 78 proteins in 10 species: Archae - 0; Bacteria - 0; Metazoa - 0; Fungi - 0; Plants - 78; Viruses - 0; Other Eukaryotes - 0 (source: NCBI BLink).) — translation MASNTSFLFVTVTLLLVLNVSSRALPPVADSTNIAARLTGGGLMQCWDALYELKSCTNEIVLFFLNGETKLGYGCCNAVDVITTDCWPAMLTSLGFTLEETNVLRGFCQSPNSGGSSPALSPVKL, via the coding sequence atgGCTTCTAACACAAGTTTCCTCTTTGTCACCGTCACTCTTCTCCTCGTTCTCAACGTCTCCAGCAGAGCACTCCCGCCCGTGGCGGATTCCACCAACATAGCGGCTAGACTAACCGGAGGAGGACTGATGCAGTGTTGGGATGCACTCTACGAGCTGAAGTCATGTACTAATGAGATcgttctcttctttctcaacgGTGAGACCAAACTCGGCTACGGTTGCTGCAACGCCGTTGATGTCATTACCACTGATTGTTGGCCGGCGATGCTTACTTCTCTTGGCTTTACACTGGAGGAAACCAATGTCCTCCGTGGTTTCTGTCAATCTCCGAACTCCGGCGGTTCTTCTCCAGCTCTTTCCCCTGTCAAACTTTGA
- the CESA9 gene encoding cellulose synthase A9 (cellulose synthase A9 (CESA9); FUNCTIONS IN: cellulose synthase activity, transferase activity, transferring glycosyl groups; INVOLVED IN: seed coat development, plant-type cell wall biogenesis; LOCATED IN: plasma membrane; EXPRESSED IN: 18 plant structures; EXPRESSED DURING: 8 growth stages; CONTAINS InterPro DOMAIN/s: Cellulose synthase (InterPro:IPR005150), Zinc finger, RING-type (InterPro:IPR001841); BEST Arabidopsis thaliana protein match is: cellulose synthase A2 (TAIR:AT4G39350.1); Has 3186 Blast hits to 2819 proteins in 625 species: Archae - 9; Bacteria - 1125; Metazoa - 1; Fungi - 19; Plants - 1939; Viruses - 5; Other Eukaryotes - 88 (source: NCBI BLink).) — protein MNTGGRLIAGSHNRNEFVLINADDTARIRSAEELSGQTCKICRDEIELTDNGEPFIACNECAFPTCRPCYEYERREGNQACPQCGTRYKRIKGSPRVEGDEEDDDIDDLEHEFYGMDPEHVTEAALYYMRLNTGRGTDEVSHLYSASPGSEVPLLTYCDEDSDMYSDRHALIVPPSTGLGNRVHHVPFTDSFASIHTRPMVPQKDLTVYGYGSVAWKDRMEVWKKQQIEKLQVVKNERVNDGDGDGFIVDELDDPGLPMMDEGRQPLSRKLPIRSSRINPYRMLIFCRLAILGLFFHYRILHPVNDAFGLWLTSVICEIWFAVSWILDQFPKWYPIERETYLDRLSLRYEKEGKPSELAPVDVFVSTVDPLKEPPLITANTVLSILAVDYPVEKVACYVSDDGAAMLTFEALSYTAEFARKWVPFCKKFSIEPRAPEWYFSQKMDYLKHKVDPAFVMERRAMKRDYEEFKVKINALVSVSQKVPEDGWTMQDGTPWPGNNVRDHPGMIQVFLGHSGVCDMDGNELPRLVYVSREKRPGFDHHKKAGAMNSLIRVSAVLSNAPYLLNVDCDHYINNSKAIREAMCFMMDPQSGKKICYVQFPQRFDGIDRHDRYSNRNVVFFDINMKGLDGIQGPIYVGTGCVFRRQALYGFDAPKKKQPPGRTCNCWPKWCCLCCGMRKKKTGKVKDNQRKKPKETSKQIHALEHIEEGLQVTNAENNSETAQLKLEKKFGQSPVLVASTLLLNGGVPSNVNPASLLRESIQVISCGYEEKTEWGKEIGWIYGSVTEDILTGFKMHCHGWRSVYCMPKRAAFKGSAPINLSDRLHQVLRWALGSVEIFLSRHCPIWYGYGGGLKWLERFSYINSVVYPWTSLPLLVYCSLPAICLLTGKFIVPEISNYAGILFLLMFMSIAVTGILEMQWGKIGIDDWWRNEQFWVIGGVSSHLFALFQGLLKVLAGVSTNFTVTSKAADDGEFSELYIFKWTSLLIPPTTLLIINIVGVIVGVSDAINNGYDSWGPLFGRLFFALWVIVHLYPFLKGLLGKQDRVPTIILVWSILLASILTLLWVRVNPFVSKDGPVLEICGLDCLK, from the exons ATGAACACTGGAGGGAGACTCATTGCTGGGTCTCACAACAGGAATGAATTCGTTCTCATTAACGCCGACGACACTGCCAGA ATACGATCAGCAGAAGAACTGAGTGGGCAAACTTGTAAAATCTGTAGAGATGAGATTGAGTTAACAGATAATGGTGAGCCATTTATCGCTTGCAACGAATGTGCTTTCCCTACGTGTAGACCGTGCTATGAgtatgaaagaagagaaggaaaccAAGCTTGTCCTCAGTGCGGAACCCGATACAAGCGTATTAAAG GTAGTCCAAGGGTCGAAggggatgaagaagatgatgacatTGATGATCTGGAGCATGAGTTTTATGGAATGGATCCTGAACATGTTACTGAAGCTGCGCTCTATTATATGCGTCTTAACACTGGTCGTGGTACTGATGAAGTGTCACACTTGTATTCAGCTTCACCAGGCTCTGAGGTTCCTCTTTTGACGTATTGTGATGAG GATTCTGATATGTATTCGGATAGACATGCTCTTATCGTGCCCCCATCTACGGGTTTGGGGAACAGAGTCCATCATGTGCCATTTACAGATTCTTTTGCATCTA TACACACAAGACCCATGGTTCCTCAGAAGGATCTTACAGTTTATGGATATGGAAGTGTTGCATGGAAAGACCGTATGGAAGTAtggaagaaacaacaaatagAAAAGCTACAAGTCGTTAAGAATGAAAGAGTAAATGATGGTGATGGCGATGGATTCATTGTTGACGAGCTCGATGATCCCGGGCTACCAAT GATGGATGAAGGAAGACAACCTCTGTCACGAAAGCTACCCATTCGTTCGAGCAGAATAAACCCTTATAGGATGTTGATTTTCTGTCGGCTCGCCATTCTTGGCTTGTTCTTCCATTATAGGATTCTCCATCCGGTGAATGATGCATTCGGCTTGTGGTTAACATCGGTTATATGCGAAATATGGTTCGCTGTGTCTTGGATTCTTGATCAGTTCCCAAAATGGTATCCCATCGAAAGAGAAACATATCTCGACAGGCTTTCTCTAAGGTATGAGAAGGAAGGGAAGCCATCAGAGTTAGCGCCTGTCGATGTCTTTGTTAGTACTGTGGATCCATTGAAAGAGCCTCCACTGATTACAGCAAATACGGTTCTGTCTATTCTCGCTGTTGATTATCCGGTTGAGAAGGTTGCATGTTATGTATCAGATGATGGTGCTGCAATGCTTACATTTGAAGCTCTCTCTTACACAGCCGAGTTTGCAAGAAAATGGGTTCCTTTCTGTAAGAAGTTCAGCATCGAGCCACGCGCTCCTGAATGGTATTTTTCACAGAAGATGGATTACTTGAAGCATAAAGTCGATCCCGCTTTTGTTATGGAACGCCGTGCCATGAAG AGAGACTATGAGGAATTCAAAGTAAAGATAAATGCATTGGTTTCTGTATCACAGAAAGTTCCTGAAGATGGTTGGACTATGCAAGATGGAACTCCTTGGCCTGGAAACAATGTCCGGGACCATCCAGGAATGATTCAG GTTTTCCTGGGACACAGCGGAGTTTGTGATATGGATGGAAATGAGTTACCTCGTTTGGTGTATGTTTCTCGTGAGAAGCGACCGGGATTTGATCACCATAAGAAGGCTGGAGCTATGAATTCCTTG ATCCGGGTATCTGCTGTTCTCTCAAATGCTCCTTACCTTCTTAATGTGGACTGTGATCATTACATCAACAACAGCAAGGCAATTAGAGAAGCTATGTGTTTCATGATGGACCCGCAGTCCggaaagaaaatatgttatgTTCAGTTTCCTCAGAGGTTTGATGGGATTGATAGACACGATCGATACTCAAATCGCAATGTGGTTTTCTTCGAT ATCAACATGAAAGGTTTAGATGGCATACAAGGACCGATATATGTGGGGACCGGGTGTGTCTTCAGAAGGCAAGCACTTTATGGATTTGATGcaccaaagaagaagcaaccaCCAGGCAGAACCTGCAACTGTTGGCCAAAATGGTGCTGTTTGTGTTGCGgtatgagaaagaagaagacaggtAAGGTCAAAGATAATCAGAGAAAGAAGCCTAAAGAGACTTCAAAGCAGATACATGCCCTTGAGCACATAGAAGAAGGCCTTCAAG TGACAAATGCTGAGAATAACTCTGAGACTGCCCAACTGAAGCTGGAGAAGAAATTTGGTCAATCACCGGTTTTAGTAGCTTCTACTCTTCTGCTAAATGGTGGAGTGCCTAGCAATGTGAACCCAGCGTCTTTATTGAGGGAATCCATTCAGGTTATTAGCTGTGGCTACGAAGAGAAAACCGAATGGGGAAAAGAG ATTGGGTGGATTTATGGCTCGGTCACTGAGGATATCTTAACGGGTTTCAAGATGCATTGCCATGGATGGAGATCTGTATATTGTATGCCAAAGCGAGCGGCTTTCAAAGGTTCTGCTCCCATTAACTTGTCGGATCGTCTTCATCAAGTTCTACGTTGGGCACTTGGCTCTGTCGAGATTTTCTTGAGTAGGCATTGCCCTATTTGGTACGGTTATGGTGGTGGTTTAAAATGGTTGGAAAGATTCTCTTACATTAACTCTGTTGTCTATCCTTGGACATCCCTTCCTTTGCTTGTCTACTGCTCACTTCCCGCCATTTGTCTACTCACCGGAAAATTCATCGTCCCTGAG ATAAGTAACTACGCGGGTATACTCTTCCTGCTAATGTTTATGTCCATTGCGGTAACGGGTATACTAGAAATGCAATGGGGCAAAATAGGAATCGATGATTGGTGGAGAAACGAGCAGTTTTGGGTCATTGGAGGAGTCTCTTCGCATctatttgctctgtttcaagGTTTACTCAAAGTTCTTGCAGGAGTCAGCACGAACTTCACAGTCACATCTAAAGCAGCAGATGATGGAGAATTCTCAGAGctttacattttcaaatggACATCTTTGTTGATTCCTCCGACTACTCTGCTGATCATTAACATCGTTGGAGTCATTGTCGGAGTTTCGGATGCGATAAATAACGGGTATGACTCTTGGGGACCGCTTTTTGGGAGATTGTTCTTTGCGCTTTGGGTGATTGTTCATTTGTATCCGTTCCTCAAAGGGTTACTTGGGAAACAAGATAGAGTACCAACCATTATATTGGTTTGGTcgattcttcttgcttccaTCTTGACTCTCTTGTGGGTCAGAGTCAATCCGTTTGTGTCCAAAGATGGACCGGTCTTGGAGATCTGTGGTCTTGACTGTTTAAAGTGA
- a CDS encoding uncharacterized protein (unknown protein; BEST Arabidopsis thaliana protein match is: unknown protein (TAIR:AT4G39360.1); Has 13 Blast hits to 13 proteins in 2 species: Archae - 0; Bacteria - 0; Metazoa - 0; Fungi - 0; Plants - 13; Viruses - 0; Other Eukaryotes - 0 (source: NCBI BLink).): MNDPMGETGFSRESAPEIVFSETDMAAAEQLMHLSEEETVSCSSSTGGDCGGGGGDKIKHEYVSSRIGNELNDGVRGNSILGVEKKRKRTVMKEKKFRSLESIYKGTKEIRD, encoded by the coding sequence ATGAACGATCCAATGGGAGAAACAGGATTTTCTAGAGAATCGGCGCCGGAGATCGTGTTCTCGGAGACGGATATGGCTGCGGCTGAGCAGCTTATGCATCTAAGCGAAGAAGAAACGGTTAGCTGTAGCAGCAGCACCGGCGGAGATTGCGGTGGCGGAGGCGGAGACAAGATAAAGCATGAATATGTTAGCTCGAGAATCGGAAACGAGCTAAACGACGGCGTACGAGGAAACTCTATTCTTGgcgtggagaagaagaggaagaggacgGTGATGAAGGAAAAGAAGTTTCGATCTCTTGAGAGTATTTACAAAGGGACGAAGGAGATTAGGGATTAA